GCCAGTCGTCCAGGTGACCGTGACTCCGCTGAGAGTCCCGGGAAGAGCCCGGCTTGTCTCCACATTGTGCAAATTAAATGCGCTCGGGAAGGCTCCAGCATTGGGATCTACCGGGTTGTACCAATTGCTGGTGCCGAGGGCATCCACCAAACTAGTACCCGGACTGTTGGGATCTTCAATCTGATCAGCTTGGCCTCCATTCCGATAAAAATTAATGCCACCAACAATGGCCGCCTGCGATGAAGCGGCAGACATCGCCGATACGGCAGCCGTGGTTCCTGCTATTCTAGTCCAATATGAGGGTTTCATAATCAACCTATACTCTAACTCATTGTAAGTCACTGGGTCAATATTAAATCTACCTAAACACTTGACGTTGATTGACTTTATCTTGTTAGGATAGATTTATATGCTGAAAAAAGTGATTGTTCTGGGTGCTGGAAGTGCAGGTTTGTTGGCAGCTCTGACCCTCAAAAGACGCCTCAAACATTTACAAGTCACCGTCGTCTACAGTGAGAAGATAGGCATTATCGGAGTAGGAGAAGGAACGACTCCTTATGTCCCTCTTCACATCCACGGCTACCTGGGAATGGACCGAGAGGAATTTCAGCGTGAAGTGAAACCCGTCTGGAAGCTAGGCATTGAGTTTGAGTGGGGGAAACGTGGAGTATTCCATTACAGTTTTTCTAACCAACAGACCGACTTCCAGTGGCAAGGCCTGAAGAAACCAAACGGCTACTATGCCTTTGACCGCTTTGATGGAGCCGATCTTCCCGGCGCCCTGATGAAGCGGAGAATCGCCACCCCCATGGGCGATGACGGCAAACCTGACATCCCTCCTCCTGGAGTAGGTATCGCATGGCACTTAGAGAATCACCGTTTCGTGCAATGGCTGCACAAGGCCTGCATGCGAGAGGGTGTGAAATTCATCGAAGGCAAGGTGGAGGATGTAGAGCTACAAGAAAACGGTGAGGTGAAGCGCCTGCTTCTGGATGGAGGCAGACGCGTAGCTGGAGAGATGTTTATTGACGCCTCCGGCTTCCGTGCAGAACTCATGAACAAGCTTGGAGCCCATTTTGACTCCTTCACCGATGCCTTGTTCTGCGACAAGGCGGTGGTCGGAGGATGGGAACGAGAGGACGAAACCATCCTCCCCTGCACCAGAAGTGAGCAAATGCCCCACGGCTGGAGCTGGCGCATTGATCACCCGGACAGGATCAACCGTGGCTATGTATACAGCTCGTCATTCGTCTCTGATCATGATGCCGAGCAAGCCTTCAGAGAGGCGAATCCAAAGATAAAGGATACACGCCTCGTGCATTTCCGCAGCGGACGCTATCGCGACAGCTGGATCAAAAACGTCGTCGGGATCGGAAACGCCTCGGGCTTTGTAGAGCCACTGGAGGCCTCCGCAATTATGGTGATCTGCATCCAGTCACGCGCGCTCACAGACTGCCTTTATGATTGTGACGGCATGACCAATGACAGCTTACGCAAGAGCTACAACAAACTCATAGGAGGAGCCTGGGATGACATCCGGGACTTCCTCGCCCTACATTACAAATATAACACCGCTCTGGACACACCGTTCTGGCAGGAATGCCGTGAGAAGGTGAACCTAGGCAAAGGCCAGGATGTGGCTGACTTCTATCAGCAGAACGGCCCGTCTCTTATCGCAAAGGAAGTACTCATGAACGCTGGAGACCCCTATGGCATGGAGGGCTATTTAACGCTCTTGGTTGGCATGCAGGTCCCCCACAAGAACACCTATACCCCAACTGCTGAGGAGTGGAAGCTGTGGGAAAACTACCGAAACCATTTCAGCAATCTCGCCGAGAACGGCGTGGGAATGAAAGGGCTCTTGGAATACATGAAGAAACCAGGCTGGGCCGGTTAAGCCTCTGCGCGTAAACCGTTCTGACGACAGCTGACATATTCTTCAGCTAGACATTCCACACACAAGCGCGTTCTCAACAGAGCTACATCTCTTTTCCAGGCCGGGGTACACCACCCCGGTCTTTTTTTGACCTCCCTCCAAGGAGGCTCTATCCCCTACCGCAAGCCATCTTCATAAAATTAACCATTTGCGCATATATCATCATATTTAATATAATCCGATTTATTATGGACACAAAACTTAACATCACATAGATTGTAAGCGATTTACTCAAAACCCTTATTCACATGAAACCCACACACAAACTTTCGATATGCGCACTAATTGCGCTATCTTCTCCAGCATTTGCTGCCACCTTCTTCACGGGCACGGGAGATTTCAACGATGCCGGCAACTGGGACTCCGGCCTCCCTACCGATGCAAACGGCCCCGGCGTCGTCCAAGGCACCGCCACCATGAGCGCCAACTATCTCATGGCCAACAATGGCAGCCCCTCGGTGACTGACATCATTGTGGATGGAGGCACCCTCAACACGAGCACCTTCGAACTTCAACTCCGCTCCGGCGCTGTAGCCAGAACCTCCGACCTCTACGTCGGCAACAATGGCACCCTCAATGTGAATAGCGGCGGACTGATCGACATGGCAGGCGCTGCAGTCTACCTCTTCGTCGGATCCACAGCCAATGTAGGAGGCTTTGACATCTCCGGCGCAGGTACGGTCAACTTTTTCTCCGGCAGCACCTACTCAGTCCAGAAAGGCTTCAGCGTACTGGATGGCACGGTAAACTTTGAAACGGGCTCCAGCTTCACTGGCGCACAGGACTTTGTGGTCGTCGGGGCTGACGGCATCTTACAATTCTCAGGCCTCACTGGAGGCAACGCCACCACAGTAACCGTCTCCGCCGGAACCAATGTCGATTTCCAGGCTGGTTCCACGCTAGACCTCTCCTTCTCAGGTGCCGCTCAGGGCGAAACCTACACGCTGGTTTCCGGCATCGGTGTTTCCTACAACAACTTCACCAATGTGAACGTATCCGGCCTCGACCCCGGGCTCGCTGCCCAGCTGAACTACAATGCGGACAGCATCACCGTGGACATCATTCCCGAGCCATCCTCCGCCAGCCTGCTCGGGCTGGCAGGCTTGGCCCTCATCATGCGTCGCCGCAAATAAAACTACCCTGCCAGAACTTCACCCAAGAGCGTCACCTCCACCGGTGGCGCTCTTCTTGTTAGCCTGAAGGATGCACCCGCCCACGGCATCCAGCCCTTACCTACAAGCTTTTGCCGTCCAACTTCTTCATGGCGACACTCTTGATTACTACCTGCCCACCCTCTAGCTTCATCATGGCTTCCTCCTGATAAGTCCAGGAGCGGAATTCATCCGACCCCTTCATTTGATACACCTGACTCACCTCCAACATTAGCACCACCGAGTCCTCTTTCTGATGGGCGCTCAGCACCTTTACCCCATACACATAGCAGCTCGAGTCCAGCCCCTTATAAAAGTCCGTCAGCTGCTTCTTCATCGACTCTCTGGTATCTACCCGAGCCTCGTTCGTTTCCAGATCATGCACTTTCACACCCAACTTCGGCACCGTCTTGAGCAACGCTTCCACATCTCCACTATTTGCTGCGATGCTCTGCTTCTGCAAAGTCACCAGTGCCTGCTTCACGGTGATACCAGCACTGAGGCCAAGATTAGCTAACAGGGAAAATAAGATTACACATAAACACTTCATAGCCTCACCTCAACACACACGCTGGCAAGAGTCGAGCAAAGCCGTGGATCAGCACGACCACCACAAACAGAAGATTCCGCAGAGGCATCACGATCACTTCCGCCCATTTGCGCATGAAACCCCTCTGATCTACACCTTTCATCAGGCTTTCTGAGCACACCTCCAAAGCGCTCACACCATTGGGGAAATCTCTCAGACGATACAACCAGTCCCGCGGAATACCTTCCTCCCCTTGGAGCACCCCTGCACAGGCCCCTAAAATGGCAGACGTGGTATCCGTATCACCACCCAGAGCAATGATCTGTTTAATTGAACTCTCATAGCTCCAGCCATGAGAGAAGCCTACATGGAACAATACAGGTATCGTGTGATAGACATAACCACTCACACCTTGCTCGCACCCTAGACGATCCACATAAGCAGCCGAATCCTCGGCCTGCTGCAATGACCCCCTTAAACCATCTAATAAGGCCTGCCACTCATCATTTCCAAACCCATTCCAAATCTCTATCATCTCCGTGAGCTCTGGAGCCCTTTTTTCTCTCGCCACGAAGGCACAGAACTCAGCCACCGCCATCGATCCATACATAGCTTTCGGATCCGTGTGCGTCAGCCTAGTGGACACGGTGACCAATTCACCTCTCAACACTTTGTCCTCGGCAGCATAAACGCCGATGATTCCAGCCCGCATACATGGCCCGTTGCCCGCTGAAAAAACTCCCGTGTTGCGCATGAAGAGAAGATTCTTCATGCACGCCTTCGCGGTGGCTAATCCCACTCCGGCAGGCAAACAAACAAACCACCACCGCATCCGGGCCGCGAGTGATGAGCGGAACCTGCTTACATCCCCACCAGAATCCACAAGCGAGCGGACCACCATGACCATATGCTCGGTATCATCACTGACCATTCCCCTGCCTAAAAAGAAACGATGCTTCAGATTATCAGCCCATCCAAGCTTGGCTATACGGCTACGCTTCATACCCTCAGTAGGCAATCCGATAGAATCGCCGACTGCCTGCCCCAGGAGACAGCCGAGGATCTCATCCCCGGCTGTCTTGGTAATCCGATTAGACTGCTTCATGCAGGTGCACCTCTGGTGTATCCACTTTTTCCAGACGGATGAGCTTGTCAGTCACTTGGTTCTCGGCGACGAGAACCTGAGTGAGATCAATGCCCAGCTCGGTCATGATTCTGAACTTGTCCTGCTGAGCCTGGAGCTTGCGATTCTCCGCATCTATCTGGATCGCGTATTCCTCGCGTTCCTGCTCGAGCTTCAGTCGGCCCCGCTCTTCTTCCTGCTTCAGTTTCGCAGCGTGCTCTTCACGCTCCTGCTCCACCTTGGCTTTCCAAATCTCGGTCTTGCGCTGGATGTCCGCTGTTTGCTCACGCTCGGCGAGTGCCAGCCGCTGCTCAGTCTGGCGAGCCTCTTCCTGACGCTCCTGCTGATTGCGCTCGTGATCGCGCTTCATGCGGAGGTCTGCCAGATTCTGCGCCTGAGCTTCGGTCTCAGCCTCCAGGGTGAGCTTGGTTCGGATCTCGATGGCATTGTCATGCATGGCCTGCAGCTTGGGAGCCGCCGCGTATCCGCGGTACACCACCTTGCTGATTTCATAGCCGATACGCTTGGCGCGCGTGACTAACTGCTGGTAGGTCTCCAGCTCATTGAGCGCGGCGGTATTCTCTTTAAAGGCGGCAAAGTTCCCTTGTGCCACAAAGGCCACCACATCCGCAGTCAGCGCATTAATGAAGTCTGCTATCGGATCATGTGTCTGATCTAACATCTTATTAATGTCCGCCAGTTCAAAGAACACCATCACCTTCACAGTGATAAGCGCCTCGTCCGTGGTACGGACATTTTCGATGTCAAAGTACATCTGATCCGGAATCACGCGTAGCTTCTGAAATTGAAGCATGCTGGGATACTTCCGCGCATCCTTCTCACCGGGCTTGGCCCCGTGCCAGCTGAATTCGTGCAGCCATTCGTTGGGCTGAGGATAGTACATCAGCGGCCCGAGCTCCACCCGGCGCTCCACCTTGCCGTCATTCTTCTGATAGACGACAAAGGCTTCATGCGCATTAAGCTCTTTGGCTTTCAGGATATCGATCTGCTCGATCAATACCGGGTTCTCCCACTCCACACAAGGCCCCGGACGGTGCTCCACCTCGCCGCTAAGATAGCGGATCTTGAGGTATTGATGCGGTTCTGCGTGATAGCGCATGACCTTTTCCATGCGGACATAGTCTTCAAACCACAGCCGCTTCGGCCCCTCGATGATGCGGTAGCTACCATCAGGCTTCCACCCCATCACCCGTTCTCCCTCTCTAATGGTTATTGGGATCAGGTTCATTGGTTTTCCTTTCTACTTATAGTTGCAGTTCAAATCCTTCTTTCACCATCCTGTCGTAGGCCTCGCGGTCGAAGCGATAGAGACGCGCCGCGCGGCGAGCCACATCCTTCTCCACTTCATCAGTCTCTTCCAGAATGCCGAGTTTCAGGAGTTTCTTGCGGAAATTTCTCTTATCCAGCGGCCTCTCTAACACCGCTTCGTAAAGCTTTTGCAGCCTGCTCAGTGAAAACAACTCAGGCAGCAACTCAAAGCCGATCGGCTGATAGCGGATCTTTCCCTTCAAGCGCTCCTTCGCCACCTCCAGGATCTCTTCGTGGTCAAAGGCGAGTCCGGGCAGATCATCCAGCGCAAACCACCCGGCATCGCTGGCATCCGTATCCGCCACCACCTCATGATCTTCCAGATTGACGAGCGCATAGTAGGCCACGCTTACCACGTGTTCACGAGGATCGCGACCGGGATCACCAAAGGTATAGAGCTGCTCCAGAAAGACGTTCTTCACGCCCGCCTCTTCCTCTAGCTCACGTTCTGCTGCGTTCCTCAGTGCCTCTCCGACGCGGACGAAGCCGCCGGGCAATGCCCACTTTCCTTGATACGGCTCCATCCCGCGTCGGATCAACAGCACCTTCAGGCCCTCTTCATCGAGCCCAAACAACACACAATCCACGGTCAGCGCAGGTCTCTCATATTCGTAGCTCACTGGCATGCACTACTCATAAGTGTACAAATGACACTTAGCAAGATATAAAGTGTATTTTTTACACTTTGAGTCCCGCTTATAAAATACCACAGGGATTGTCATTGCTGAAAATCTGATACCCGGCTGGAATCAAAGCATGCCGAAGCCAAGCATACAAAACCTCTCGATCCTTGATGGGGCCGTAGAAAACTTACAATACACAACCCAAATCTCAGGTGGCGGCGAATCGTCAACACGCACCACCCACATTGCCCTCTTCAATCTGGCTAATCACCGCATCATGCTGAAGAGCCCTCAACCACCGATGATTCAGAATGGCGACCAAGTGATTGTCGCAGGAGGATCACAACCCGGCCAATTTACCGCACTGGCCTGCAGGAACATTTCGACCGGCTGGATGACCCAGACGCAGAACCAAGGCTGCGCGATCGCTATCTGCGCGGTCATGCTCGCATTCAGCGGCCTGTTCTGCCTGGTCATGCCCCTAGCCCTCCCCATGCCCATTTTCCTGGGCTACCTGATCTATAAGATGAATAAATGGAGCAGCTTGACCCGCCAGGCCCACTCCATGATCGCGTATGTACCAGTGACAAAAATTCCACCCCTTCCCACGAGCTAATTTTCTCCCTTTCCCCGTGTAGAATTCCTAGCCCCGCGGGGCTTTATGGTCTATACCCATTAACAACATGACCGCAGACGCGCACACCGCACTTCAGTACTGTCCAGATCTCTTTGCCTACCAACGCCGTAAGTCCCGCGTAATCATGGTAGGAGACATCCCATTCGGCGGGGACAACCCGGTCCGTATTCAGTCCATGATCACCTCGGACACCCGTGACACGGAAGCCTGCGTGAAGGAAATCCTGGAACTGGCCGAGGCAGGCTGTGAGCTCGTGCGCGTAACAGCCCAGACCCGCAAGTACGCGGAGAACCTGGAAAACATCCGTAATGGCGTACGCGAAGCTGGCTGCACCGTCCCCTTGGTCGCCGATATTCATTTCAAACCGGACGCCGCACTCGAAGCTGCCAAGTGGGTGGAGAAAGTACGCGTCAATCCCGGCAACTACGCCGACAAGAAGAAGTTCGAGATCCGCGAGTACACCGATGAGCAGTACGAGGAAGAACTGGAGCGCATCCGCGAGGAATTCACCCCACTGGTCAAGATCTGTAAGGAGCTGGGCCGCGCCATGCGCATCGGCACCAACCACGGCTCCCTTTCCGACCGCATCATGAACCGCTACGGCGACACACCGCTCGGCATGGTAGAGTCCGCCCTGGAGTTCGCCCGCATCGCCCGTGAGAACGACTACCACAATTTTATCTTCTCCATGAAGGCTTCCAACCCGAAGGTGATGATCGAGGCCTACCGCCTGCTCGTCGCCCGTCTCCAACAGGAAGGCCCGGACTGGAACTACCCGATCCACCTCGGCGTCACTGAGGCAGGCGACGGTGAAGACGGCCGCATCAAGTCCGCCATCGGCATCGGCTCCCTGTTAGCAGACGGCGTGGGTGACACCATCCGCGTCTCCCTCACGGAGGATCCCGTGAAGGAAATCCCGGTGGCAAATGCGCTGGTCAAAAACATCGAGCAGTCCCACCTGCCAGCAGACCCGACTGGATCCCAGCGCGGCACGGTTCCATACAATCCCTTTACCTACGAACGCCGTCATTCCAAGGAGATCACGGTCAATGGTCACAAGCTCGGCGGCAACAACACCGTGCGCGTCTTCACCTCCCAGGAGAAGTGGAATGCCGTGGCACACAAGATCGAGAAGATGGGCGACTTTAAGCCTGAGGCTGTGATCGAACAATCCGGCTGCGTGGAAGTATGTCCACTCGATGAAGAGAAGATCTGCGAACTCAACTCTACTGCCGAGCCAACTCTGGTCACCGTTCCGGATGGGACGGACATGGCCGTGATTCATGCTTTCCGCCTGCTGGCTTCCAAGCTGGACGCCCACCACCCGATTCTCCTCAAGGACACCTTTACACCTTCGACCGACCCGGACGCCGATTTCCAGACCACGCTGCTCACCGCTGCGCGAAACATCGGCTCCCTGCTCTGCGACGGCATTGGTGATGCAGTGATCATCCAGGGCGAGCAAGCCCCGGGACAATCCCTGCGCCTGGCCTACAACATCCTGCAGGCAGCCGGCACCCGCATTTTCAAGACCGACTACGTGGCCTGCCCAAGCTGCGGACGTACCCTCTTCAACCTTCAGGACACCACCCAGAAGATCCGCGCCGCGACCGGCCACCTCAAGGGAGTGCGCATCGCCGTTATGGGCTGCATCGTGAATGGTCCGGGTGAAATGGCGGATGCCGATTTCGGCTACGTCGGCGGCGCACCTAACAAGATCAACCTCTACGTCAACAAGACCCCAGTCAAATTCAACATCCCTGAGGCCGAAGCTGTCGACAGACTCATCGATCTCATCAAGGAACACGGCAAGTGGATCGAGCCACCAGCCGAAGTCGCCGAGATCTAAGCCAGGTACTCAGCCGCCACCACTGGCGGACACAAGGAAATGGAATTCATCGCATCACTCTCAGCCGAGGCCTTCGAGCACAACATCCTGCAGGACGTCATTCTGATCTGCATCGTCAGCTACGTCTTTGCCTCCTTGTTTTATGGTATGCTGAGAGCCCGTTCCCGTGGCCTCCACTGGAACCAGCTGGGCAAGGTACCCGTGGACCATCTGGGTGTCATCGATATTGCGGTGGCGGCCATTCTGGTGCTCATGTTCGCCGGCCCCTACCTGCTACCCTACAACCCGCCCGATCCTGAAAAGAAGCGGACGATCACAGATTCCATGATCATCCTTGGCTTCAGCACCCAGATCTTCTTTGCCGGAGTAACCTGCTTCGTCGTCTCTCTGCGTCACAATGTGACCGAGAGTTTTGGCCTCTACCGTAGTAACTTGCTAGTTATCGTCGGCAGCGCCGTAGCCTCTTTTATCCTGATGCTGGCCTCCATGTACTTACTGGACAGCGTCCTCCAACTCAACGACTGGCTGACGGAACGCCTGGGTGAAAGACAATTTCAAGAGGTTGTGAACCAGATGATGAGTGCCGAGGGTCAGCGCCTACTCATCCTGATCATCGGCGCCTGTATCGTGGCTCCGCTCTGTGAGGAAATCATTTTCCGCGGCTACCTCTACTCCGTCACCAAGCGCTACACGGGCCCGATCTTTGCCGCCATCTGCACCGGCGTCCTCTTCGGCGCGGTCCACGGGGAAGTCTGGTCTTTTATTCCGCTCTCTATACTAGGGATCATCCTGGCTTGCGTTTATGAATTCACCGGCAGCCTCTGGAGCAGCATTCTCACACACGCACTCTTCAATGGCGTGAGCACCTTTTACATGACGCATCCCGAGTACTCCGAGCAAATCAAGAACGCCTGCCTACTCCCCTTCTGCTAAGATGAATGTTTCCGACCTTGGCGAAGATCCCTTGATCCAGCGCATTACTGCCGGACTCCCCCAGCAGGCGAATGTGATCGTGGGACCTGGGGACGACTGCGCGGTCATCGAGCGCAACCACACCCACGACAGCCTGCTCAAGACGGACTGCATCGTGGAGCACGTCCACTTCTTGCCGGACACCGAGGCTGAGCGAATCGGCTGGAAAGCTGTGGCTCGCGTCGTCAGCGACTTTGCCGCCATGGGGGGCCTTCCCGAGTCTCTACTCGTCACGCTCGTCATCCCGCCAGAAACGGAGACCTCCTGGGTAGAGTCCCTCTACAGCGGCATGCAGTGCTGTGCAGAGTTTTACGGCTTCTCCATCGTAGGCGGGGAAACCTCCTCCACCACCAGCAGCTCACCGGCCATGATCTCCATCGCCGGCACCGGACTCGTAGAGAAAGGTCAGGCCATTCTTCGCAGTACCGCCCAGGATGGCGACCAGATCTTTGTGACCGGAAAACTCGGCGGCTCCATCCAGGGCAAGCACCTCGACTTCCACCCGCGCATCGAGCAAGCCCGCTGGCTGGCTGAGCACTTCAGGCCCTCCGCCATGATGGATCTCTCTGACGGCGTGGCAAAGGACCTGCCCCGTCTCGCCCAAGCCAGCAAGCTGGGCTTCCAGCTGGATACCGCAAAGCTCCCCTGCAGCGATGGCTCCACCACAGAGAACGCTCTCAGCGATGGCGAGGACTTCGAACTCCTCTTCACCCTCTCTGCAGAACATGCCGAGCACTTAGCCACCATCTGGCACCAACATTACCCAGACATTCCTCTCACCTGCGTTGGCTACATGACGCGTGATGAATCCCAAGAACTCCACGGCGGGTGGGATCACTTCAAGCCGGCATGAGAAGACTCACCCTCTACTTCCTGCTCTCGCTGCTATGCCTGCTGAGAGCCCAGGCTCACGTCGTGGAACAAATGTTCGCCGACTTCAACGCCAGTGACGGCAGCTACCAGCTCACCATCCGCTTTGATGCCGGCATCTCCCTGCCAGAAATGCGGGCGGATAAGGAAGCCCTGCAACCCAAATTCTCCTGGCTGCAAGAAAGGTCTCCTGAGGAACTTGCCAGGATCAAAGCCGAGACCGAAAGCTTCCTCCACGAGTACCTGCAGTTCAGCTGGGACTCCATAGACTCAGAAAATCAGCCTCTCAACTTCGAGCTCAGCTTCCCCGCCTGGCAGCACACGCCACCAAAGTTTGAGGAGCGCTTTACCGACACTGGCTTTGCCTACTTCGACGTTATTTGCCACGGCAAGACCCCAGACAAGCCCGGCACACTCAGCCTCAAGATCCGCGAAGGTGACTACCCGGATCTGGCAGTCGGCTTCCCCAATCAGCACATCCTCACCATCTACCCCGGCAAAGGTGAGAGGCTAATGGAACAGCAAGGCAAAGTCCGTGAACCCGACCAAGCGGACTCCTTCCTGAGCTTTCTCGACTACGGCTACCGCCACGTGATTCCAGAAGGATGGGATCACGTTCTCTTCATCCTCGCCCTAGTCTGCCTGAGCTTTGCCTGGAAACCACTCCTCACCCAGTCACTGGTCTTCACCCTCGCCCACACCATCACACTCGGGCTGGCAGTCAGTGGGATCATCCCGCCATTTTCTGAAAACGCTACGACCCTGATAGAAATCTTCATCGCGGGCACCATCGCCTACGTAGCCATTGAGAACCTGATTTCAAAGCAAGTAAAGACCCACCGTCTCACCATGATCTTCCTCTTCGGACTGATCCACGGACTCGGCTTCGCCTCCGTACTGGGAGACAAGATCCGCGCAGCCGGAGAGATCACCCTGCCCCTACTGGCAACGAACTTAGGTGTCGAGCTGGGCCAGCTCTCCGTGATCGGCATCACCCTGGCATGCCTGTTCTGGGCAAAGCAGAAGAGCTACTTCCCGATCATCCTGAAAAGCATCTCCTCCGTCATCGCCCTGACAGGAATCTACTGGGTATTCGACCGAATACCCTTTTAAGCCTCTCTAGCAGCAAGATGCCTAGAGGAAATTGATTTTCACTCCGCGGCGGCTCCACTGCTTGGCAATGTCTTTCTCCAGCTCATCGAAGGTGCGGCCTGCCAGAAGCTTCTTCTGAGCCTCTTTACCACTCTCACCCTTGGCCAAGGCTCTGAGGAAGTTCTTCAGATTTTCACCATCCCCCTCGCCATCATAGTGACAGAAATAAGTCACGATCAGCGCGGCCAAGCCGTAGTTAAAATTACCGTTCGCAGTAAACTCCCCGTAGCTCATGTTCATGTACTTCTCCAGATCAGGAGCATTGATTTCCTCCCCAAGCGCACGCCCCCGGTTATCTTTCCTAGAATAGCCAGTCACAAATTCTTCAACGGCACGCTCCACATTATTACAGGAGAACTTACCACTACGATACGGGGTCACGGCCACATACTCAGCCAGACCTTCGGTGTACCAGCCTCTGGCTCCGGGAGCATAGTACACGGCATTGGTGATCTGGTGCGTGATCTCATGAGGAAGCGTTTTGTTCGTGCGCTCGTAATCCATTCGATAAGAACCAGCACCACCTACGAGGCCCAGACTCTCAAAAGGCACCATGATCACTCCCTTGCTCGGCATGAATACACCCGCAGACTGCGCCGGACCACCAGCCCTAACATATTGGGACTTGGTTTCAAACAGATAGACCTTATAGCGATCCCCTGTATCACGGTGAGCCTTGGAATTCCCCAGAGGCAGCGCCTGCACATAACTCTTGGTCGCCTCAAAGAGCATGGCAAAGCGCTTCACCGGCACCGCACTGAGCTTGGCGTTGGAAATGAATTCGTAATTTTCACTCCGGTAGATGTACTCGTTTTCGTTCCCTCTATCCTCCTCGATCTCCATCGAGACATCCGCTGAAATCAGCCTCGGCCACTCACCGGAGAAGTGCTTCTCGCTCACATCATCCAGG
The sequence above is drawn from the Rubritalea squalenifaciens DSM 18772 genome and encodes:
- a CDS encoding CPBP family intramembrane glutamic endopeptidase, with translation MEFIASLSAEAFEHNILQDVILICIVSYVFASLFYGMLRARSRGLHWNQLGKVPVDHLGVIDIAVAAILVLMFAGPYLLPYNPPDPEKKRTITDSMIILGFSTQIFFAGVTCFVVSLRHNVTESFGLYRSNLLVIVGSAVASFILMLASMYLLDSVLQLNDWLTERLGERQFQEVVNQMMSAEGQRLLILIIGACIVAPLCEEIIFRGYLYSVTKRYTGPIFAAICTGVLFGAVHGEVWSFIPLSILGIILACVYEFTGSLWSSILTHALFNGVSTFYMTHPEYSEQIKNACLLPFC
- a CDS encoding thiamine-phosphate kinase — its product is MNVSDLGEDPLIQRITAGLPQQANVIVGPGDDCAVIERNHTHDSLLKTDCIVEHVHFLPDTEAERIGWKAVARVVSDFAAMGGLPESLLVTLVIPPETETSWVESLYSGMQCCAEFYGFSIVGGETSSTTSSSPAMISIAGTGLVEKGQAILRSTAQDGDQIFVTGKLGGSIQGKHLDFHPRIEQARWLAEHFRPSAMMDLSDGVAKDLPRLAQASKLGFQLDTAKLPCSDGSTTENALSDGEDFELLFTLSAEHAEHLATIWHQHYPDIPLTCVGYMTRDESQELHGGWDHFKPA
- a CDS encoding HupE/UreJ family protein, with the protein product MRRLTLYFLLSLLCLLRAQAHVVEQMFADFNASDGSYQLTIRFDAGISLPEMRADKEALQPKFSWLQERSPEELARIKAETESFLHEYLQFSWDSIDSENQPLNFELSFPAWQHTPPKFEERFTDTGFAYFDVICHGKTPDKPGTLSLKIREGDYPDLAVGFPNQHILTIYPGKGERLMEQQGKVREPDQADSFLSFLDYGYRHVIPEGWDHVLFILALVCLSFAWKPLLTQSLVFTLAHTITLGLAVSGIIPPFSENATTLIEIFIAGTIAYVAIENLISKQVKTHRLTMIFLFGLIHGLGFASVLGDKIRAAGEITLPLLATNLGVELGQLSVIGITLACLFWAKQKSYFPIILKSISSVIALTGIYWVFDRIPF